One window of the uncultured Paludibaculum sp. genome contains the following:
- a CDS encoding diacylglycerol kinase family protein, producing MRRTIPPSTKTPISIIWNPTAGSGRALRRWSVCAKELGQHRLSIDAHMTERPGHASELAARAVQDGRYRIAAFGGDGTLHEVLQGLIVDDVLRHPEIQVVYLPAGSSCDFAKRLPTGASALQRLTAFSIHHFDLIRIECHSENGAPAKSYALSGSHVGVASLAAQRINQQTGIMGAIKRLSIDASALVAVAASHASFGGRQYQITIDDRPVEAARWVDWMVCKSPYVIGGMHLGVSISPDDGCMHAVGLRQQSLFRFLRFLPALYRGQAIRHADVCHRVCRSISVSTNPPTPVEADGEIVGMTPVRYTILPQVLPIVVPEA from the coding sequence ATGCGCCGCACGATCCCGCCGTCAACCAAGACACCGATCTCGATCATCTGGAACCCAACTGCCGGCAGCGGCCGCGCCCTCCGGCGGTGGTCCGTCTGCGCGAAGGAACTCGGGCAGCACCGGCTGTCCATCGACGCACACATGACTGAGCGTCCCGGCCATGCGAGCGAGCTTGCCGCGCGGGCCGTTCAAGATGGACGCTATCGGATCGCGGCCTTTGGGGGCGACGGAACGTTGCACGAGGTTCTGCAGGGGCTGATCGTCGACGACGTGCTGCGGCATCCGGAGATCCAGGTCGTCTATCTTCCCGCTGGTAGCAGTTGCGATTTCGCGAAGCGGCTTCCAACCGGAGCTTCCGCACTCCAGCGACTCACCGCTTTCTCGATTCACCATTTCGATCTGATACGAATTGAGTGCCACTCAGAAAATGGCGCACCGGCGAAGAGTTACGCCCTCTCGGGTTCGCATGTCGGGGTGGCCTCGCTAGCCGCGCAACGGATCAATCAGCAGACTGGCATCATGGGGGCGATCAAGCGCCTGAGCATTGACGCCAGTGCCCTTGTTGCGGTGGCCGCAAGCCATGCGAGCTTTGGCGGGCGCCAGTACCAGATCACCATCGATGATCGGCCGGTCGAAGCGGCACGCTGGGTCGACTGGATGGTTTGCAAGTCGCCTTACGTCATCGGCGGGATGCATCTTGGCGTCAGCATTTCGCCAGACGACGGCTGTATGCACGCCGTGGGCCTGCGGCAACAATCGCTCTTCCGCTTTCTCCGCTTTCTTCCAGCGCTGTACCGAGGACAAGCGATTCGGCACGCCGACGTCTGCCACCGTGTGTGCCGCTCCATCAGCGTGTCGACCAACCCGCCGACTCCGGTTGAAGCCGATGGCGAGATCGTGGGTATGACGCCCGTCCGCTACACGATCCTGCCCCAGGTGCTTCCGATTGTCGTGCCGGAGGCGTGA
- a CDS encoding fucose isomerase — protein MADPVILIANGDLRLSANQTCWAAQADVEQKVIEAVRAFGHEIERGHPYDETKQHGFIDSQKHGMEVFRQIPPTAPLIVVEAVWQYSHHVLHGLYTHQGPILTIANWSGQWPGLVGMLNLNASLTKAGVPYSTLWSEDFKDEAFLNGLKRWLNGEKVVHDNSHVRPLGALRLPKQEDATGAAMARELYHDKAIMGIFDEGCMGMYNAIIPDELLHRTGVFKERLSQSALYAEMLTVSDAEAQGVRDWLDAKGMKFMTGPNPETDLTDAQILEQCKMYIAALRIADDFGCATIGIQYQQGLKDLVPASDLVEGLLNNVDRPPVTSRDGSRVLYEGKALPHFNEVDECCGLDALITNRVWTKLGYDPETTLHDVRYGEQYNGEYVWVYLISGAVPPAHNKGGYAGSTSERQPPMYFKKGGGTIKGVSKAGELVWSRIFVDAGVLRADIGRAKAIELPAEETERRWQITTPPWPIMHAVLHGVSRDQFMGRHKSNHINVAYAPTAEDANRALAVKAAMFRDLGIDVHVCGTNHGLGE, from the coding sequence ATGGCAGACCCGGTCATCTTAATCGCAAATGGGGATCTGCGCCTTTCAGCCAACCAGACGTGTTGGGCGGCGCAGGCAGATGTTGAGCAGAAGGTCATCGAGGCGGTACGCGCCTTTGGCCACGAAATCGAACGCGGGCATCCTTACGATGAGACCAAGCAGCACGGCTTCATCGATAGCCAGAAGCATGGCATGGAGGTATTCCGGCAGATCCCGCCCACCGCTCCGCTGATTGTCGTTGAAGCGGTGTGGCAGTACAGCCATCATGTGCTGCACGGCCTCTACACTCACCAGGGGCCCATTCTCACTATTGCCAACTGGAGCGGCCAATGGCCCGGCCTGGTGGGCATGCTGAACCTCAACGCCAGCCTGACCAAGGCCGGTGTCCCTTACTCCACGCTGTGGTCGGAAGATTTCAAGGACGAAGCCTTCCTCAACGGCCTGAAGCGCTGGCTGAACGGCGAAAAGGTCGTCCACGACAACAGTCATGTGCGCCCGCTGGGGGCACTGCGTCTGCCAAAACAAGAGGACGCGACAGGCGCGGCCATGGCCCGCGAGCTGTACCATGACAAGGCGATCATGGGCATCTTCGATGAGGGCTGCATGGGCATGTATAACGCCATCATCCCCGACGAACTGCTGCATCGCACCGGCGTCTTCAAGGAGCGGCTCAGCCAGAGCGCCCTCTACGCCGAAATGCTCACCGTCAGCGACGCCGAGGCCCAGGGCGTACGCGACTGGCTCGACGCCAAAGGCATGAAGTTCATGACCGGCCCGAATCCGGAGACCGATCTTACCGATGCCCAGATCCTCGAGCAGTGCAAGATGTACATCGCCGCGCTGCGCATCGCCGACGACTTCGGCTGCGCCACCATCGGCATCCAATACCAGCAGGGTCTCAAGGACCTGGTTCCAGCCTCCGATCTCGTGGAAGGGCTGCTGAACAACGTCGACCGCCCGCCCGTCACCTCGCGCGACGGCTCGCGCGTCCTTTATGAGGGCAAGGCGTTGCCGCACTTCAACGAAGTGGATGAGTGCTGCGGTCTCGACGCTCTGATCACCAACCGCGTGTGGACCAAACTGGGCTACGATCCGGAGACGACGCTGCACGACGTGCGCTACGGCGAGCAGTACAACGGCGAGTATGTCTGGGTTTACCTGATCTCGGGCGCCGTGCCTCCGGCCCACAACAAGGGCGGCTACGCGGGGTCCACCAGCGAACGCCAGCCGCCGATGTACTTCAAGAAGGGCGGTGGCACCATCAAGGGCGTCTCCAAGGCGGGTGAACTCGTGTGGAGCCGCATCTTCGTGGACGCCGGCGTTCTGCGGGCCGATATCGGCCGAGCCAAGGCCATCGAGCTGCCGGCCGAGGAGACCGAGCGGCGCTGGCAGATCACCACGCCTCCGTGGCCCATCATGCACGCCGTTCTCCATGGCGTGTCGCGCGACCAGTTCATGGGCCGCCACAAGTCCAACCACATCAACGTGGCCTATGCGCCCACGGCCGAGGATGCCAACAGGGCCCTGGCCGTAAAGGCAGCTATGTTCCGCGACCTGGGTATTGATGTCCACGTCTGCGGCACCAATCACGGACTGGGCGAGTAG
- a CDS encoding Gfo/Idh/MocA family oxidoreductase — translation MLENSSFLEVLPLRVGMIGTGAISHKHAQAYKNIGYRITVCTDVFPEAGKRFADQYGCEFVPTYEEVCSHPDVDYVDVCTFPDFRLQPIEIAAKNGKAIQVQKPISTNVETARKMIETAKAGAVVLGVVSQHRFDDSTIFVKKAIEGGRLGKILQADAYVKWWRSEAYYSRSIKGSWAVEGGGALINQAVHQVDVLGYLVGGVAELYGQWQLAARHKIESEDVVNALLKYKSGATGVIQASTAFWPGYSERIEIHGTKGTCIFTGDKLTTWDVDGDEGEPAPVEKEVMSGSSDPMAIPLTPFERQFLDFGNAVKNNTTPLVSGEEGLKALEIVAGVYESCRSGLPVKF, via the coding sequence ATGCTAGAAAATTCATCATTTCTGGAGGTACTTCCTTTGCGAGTCGGCATGATCGGCACGGGCGCGATTTCCCATAAACACGCGCAGGCCTACAAGAACATCGGTTACCGGATCACTGTCTGCACGGACGTGTTTCCGGAGGCAGGTAAACGCTTCGCCGATCAGTACGGCTGTGAGTTCGTGCCCACTTACGAGGAGGTCTGCAGCCACCCCGACGTGGACTACGTCGACGTCTGTACCTTCCCCGACTTCCGCCTGCAGCCCATCGAGATCGCGGCCAAGAACGGCAAGGCGATCCAGGTGCAGAAGCCCATTTCGACCAATGTCGAGACCGCCCGCAAGATGATCGAAACGGCCAAGGCCGGCGCTGTCGTACTCGGCGTGGTCAGCCAGCACCGCTTCGACGACTCCACCATCTTTGTGAAGAAGGCCATCGAAGGCGGCCGCCTGGGCAAGATTCTGCAAGCCGACGCCTATGTGAAGTGGTGGCGGAGCGAAGCCTACTATTCCCGCTCGATCAAGGGCAGTTGGGCCGTGGAAGGCGGCGGAGCGCTGATCAACCAAGCCGTCCATCAGGTGGACGTGCTCGGCTATCTCGTCGGCGGCGTGGCCGAACTCTATGGACAGTGGCAACTGGCCGCGCGCCACAAGATCGAGAGTGAAGACGTGGTCAACGCGCTGCTGAAGTACAAGAGCGGCGCGACCGGCGTCATCCAGGCGTCGACGGCCTTCTGGCCCGGCTATTCCGAGCGCATCGAGATTCATGGCACCAAGGGCACCTGCATCTTCACTGGCGATAAGCTCACCACCTGGGATGTCGACGGCGACGAGGGCGAACCGGCTCCGGTGGAAAAAGAAGTGATGAGCGGCTCCTCCGATCCCATGGCGATTCCGCTGACGCCGTTCGAGCGCCAGTTCCTCGACTTCGGCAACGCCGTGAAGAACAACACCACTCCGCTGGTCTCGGGCGAAGAGGGCCTGAAGGCGCTGGAAATCGTGGCCGGCGTGTATGAGAGCTGCCGCAGCGGCCTGCCGGTGAAGTTCTAG
- the thrB gene encoding homoserine kinase — MSWTEVRVPATSANLGPGFDALGMALSIYLECRFRPVEKLLIQPSGRDAHMISAGPENLIWQTALQVGEHTGRPMPMIELQVNNDIPIGKGLGSSAAALVAGVVIADEVLGLGWDRHKILDEAARIEGHPDNVAAAALGSIVASAIDTDGITRAVRMQLPARYGVAIIVPDFILPTSEARAVLPQTYSRADAVFNIQRSALLIAAMLTQTTEAFHEALMDRLHQPYRARLVPGLSEMLELRCDGLLGCALSGAGPSVLVFYERGHEEVCDQMRAIFQKHGHGSEILWAHIPDHGYDLLQGL, encoded by the coding sequence ATGAGCTGGACCGAAGTACGCGTTCCGGCAACGAGCGCCAACCTGGGGCCGGGGTTCGACGCCCTGGGCATGGCGCTCAGCATCTACCTCGAGTGCCGCTTCCGGCCCGTGGAGAAGCTCCTGATTCAGCCCTCGGGCCGCGACGCGCACATGATCTCGGCCGGCCCCGAGAACCTCATCTGGCAGACCGCTCTGCAGGTGGGTGAACATACGGGACGCCCGATGCCGATGATCGAGCTCCAGGTGAATAACGACATACCCATCGGCAAGGGCCTGGGCTCTTCGGCCGCCGCGCTGGTGGCGGGCGTCGTCATCGCCGACGAGGTGCTGGGCCTGGGCTGGGATCGTCACAAGATCCTCGACGAGGCAGCGCGTATCGAAGGACACCCGGACAATGTCGCGGCGGCGGCGTTGGGCTCCATCGTGGCCAGCGCCATCGACACCGATGGCATCACTCGCGCCGTCCGCATGCAACTGCCGGCCCGCTACGGCGTCGCCATCATCGTGCCGGACTTCATCCTGCCCACTTCGGAAGCGCGTGCCGTACTGCCACAAACCTACTCGCGGGCAGACGCCGTCTTCAACATCCAGCGCTCGGCGCTGCTGATCGCGGCCATGCTGACGCAGACCACCGAGGCGTTCCACGAGGCCCTGATGGACCGGCTCCACCAGCCCTACCGCGCGCGCCTGGTGCCTGGCCTCAGCGAGATGCTGGAGCTACGCTGCGACGGTCTGCTGGGTTGCGCGCTGTCGGGCGCCGGCCCCAGCGTCCTGGTCTTCTACGAGCGCGGCCACGAAGAGGTGTGCGACCAGATGCGCGCCATCTTCCAGAAGCACGGCCACGGCAGCGAGATCCTGTGGGCGCACATCCCCGATCACGGCTACGATCTGCTGCAAGGCCTGTAA
- a CDS encoding lactate racemase domain-containing protein, which translates to MSLYFAAGSETTEFTSAELKTALFQALDALGPRKKVLCLPPDITRFHSRAGELTRLAWEYYGDSLAAVLPAIGTHTPMTEAEIGHMFGDMPVSLFQVHDWRTGITTLGEVPASFIREVSDGALDFTWPAQVDNLVAEGGFDLILSLGQVVPHEVIGMANYNKNVFVGTGGSEGINKSHFLGAVYGMERIMGRADTPVRRVLNYASDHFAKHLPIVYVQTVVGKNNAGQLALRGLYVGDDVECFEQASALSLKVNFVMMDREIKKAVVFLDPSEFRSTWLGNKSVYRTRMALADGGDLIVLAPGVKEFGEDPTIDKLIRKYGYRNTPDVLDAVKNNPDLAGNLSAAAHLIHGTSEGRFRITYCPGHLTCQEVQSVHYNYANLAEMTKKYDPAKLQDGFNDVDGEEVFYISNPALGLWAYRGRFQ; encoded by the coding sequence ATGAGTCTGTACTTCGCCGCCGGCTCGGAGACCACGGAATTCACCTCCGCCGAGCTCAAAACCGCCCTCTTCCAGGCCCTCGACGCTCTGGGTCCCCGCAAGAAAGTCCTGTGCCTCCCGCCCGACATCACGCGCTTCCACTCGCGCGCCGGTGAACTCACGCGGCTGGCCTGGGAATATTACGGAGACAGCCTGGCCGCCGTATTGCCCGCCATCGGCACGCACACGCCCATGACCGAGGCCGAGATCGGCCACATGTTCGGCGACATGCCCGTGTCGCTGTTCCAGGTGCACGACTGGCGTACCGGCATCACCACATTGGGCGAAGTGCCCGCGTCCTTCATCCGCGAGGTGTCGGACGGCGCCCTCGACTTCACCTGGCCGGCCCAGGTGGACAACCTGGTCGCCGAAGGCGGCTTCGACCTCATCCTGTCCCTCGGCCAGGTGGTCCCCCACGAAGTCATCGGCATGGCGAACTACAACAAGAACGTGTTCGTCGGCACTGGCGGCAGCGAGGGCATCAACAAGAGCCACTTCCTCGGCGCAGTGTATGGAATGGAACGCATCATGGGCCGCGCGGACACGCCCGTCCGCCGCGTCCTGAACTACGCGTCCGACCACTTCGCCAAGCACCTGCCCATCGTCTACGTGCAGACCGTGGTCGGCAAGAACAACGCTGGCCAACTCGCACTGCGCGGCCTCTATGTTGGCGACGATGTGGAGTGCTTCGAGCAGGCATCGGCCCTCAGCCTGAAGGTCAACTTCGTGATGATGGATCGCGAGATCAAAAAGGCCGTGGTCTTCCTCGACCCCAGCGAGTTCCGCTCCACCTGGCTCGGCAACAAGAGCGTCTACCGAACCCGTATGGCCCTGGCCGACGGCGGCGACCTGATCGTTCTCGCGCCCGGCGTGAAGGAGTTTGGCGAGGATCCCACCATCGACAAGCTCATCCGCAAATACGGCTATCGCAACACGCCCGACGTGCTGGATGCCGTGAAGAACAACCCCGACCTCGCCGGCAACCTTAGCGCCGCGGCACACCTTATCCATGGCACGTCGGAAGGCCGCTTCCGCATCACTTACTGCCCTGGTCATCTCACCTGCCAGGAAGTGCAGAGCGTTCACTACAACTACGCGAACCTGGCCGAGATGACGAAGAAATACGATCCCGCAAAACTCCAGGACGGTTTCAACGATGTCGACGGCGAAGAGGTCTTCTACATCTCGAATCCGGCCCTGGGTCTGTGGGCCTATCGCGGCCGCTTCCAATAG
- a CDS encoding ion channel codes for MAKIAFDPGITERFSGRIRRIINEDGSFNVRRVGGRLRDAGYFLYFMNLSWPAFLVQVPLIYLGIELLFAVAYYLVGVENLQGAPRNSALQGFTSAFFFSIQTFTTVGYGHIAPNSFLASSVAAVEAMSGILSLAVATGLIFARFSRPTACLAFSENMVVAPFQGGQALMFRVANRRPNVLLELEARILMMTVENVDGELKRRYAALSLERPNVYFLPLVWTVVHPINEDSPLWGRTEEDLRRLQAEFMVLIKSFDDTFSQTVHARRSYIADELRWNMRFAPSFRADAEGEMELDLARLNDQLEA; via the coding sequence ATGGCGAAGATAGCTTTTGATCCAGGGATCACAGAGAGGTTTTCGGGCCGGATCCGGCGGATTATCAATGAAGACGGGTCGTTCAATGTCCGGCGTGTCGGCGGCCGGCTGCGCGACGCGGGCTACTTCCTGTACTTCATGAACCTGAGCTGGCCGGCATTCCTGGTGCAGGTGCCGCTGATCTATCTGGGCATCGAGCTGTTGTTCGCGGTCGCCTACTATCTTGTGGGCGTCGAGAATCTGCAGGGCGCGCCGCGCAATTCGGCGCTGCAGGGCTTCACCAGTGCGTTCTTCTTCAGCATCCAGACGTTCACAACGGTGGGCTACGGCCACATCGCGCCGAACAGCTTCCTGGCCAGTTCCGTGGCGGCAGTGGAGGCGATGTCGGGCATCCTCAGCCTGGCGGTTGCGACGGGGCTGATTTTCGCCCGATTTTCGCGGCCCACGGCTTGTCTCGCCTTCAGCGAGAACATGGTGGTGGCGCCGTTCCAGGGCGGTCAGGCCCTGATGTTCCGCGTCGCGAATCGCCGGCCCAATGTGCTGCTGGAGTTGGAGGCGCGCATCCTGATGATGACCGTGGAGAACGTCGATGGTGAGCTGAAGCGGCGCTATGCGGCGCTATCGTTGGAACGGCCCAACGTCTACTTCCTGCCCCTGGTGTGGACGGTGGTCCATCCCATCAATGAAGACAGCCCGTTGTGGGGCCGGACGGAAGAGGATCTGCGCCGCCTGCAGGCGGAGTTCATGGTGCTGATCAAGTCGTTTGACGATACGTTCAGCCAGACGGTGCATGCGCGGCGCAGCTACATCGCCGACGAATTGAGGTGGAACATGCGTTTTGCGCCCTCGTTCCGCGCGGATGCGGAGGGCGAGATGGAACTCGATCTCGCCCGGTTGAATGATCAGTTGGAGGCGTAG
- a CDS encoding GNAT family N-acetyltransferase yields the protein MQYTIRPVDSGELELVLLHRMEMFRDMGYDSEAELARIRGLSEPFFAAALNNGTYVAWVAEDEQSEPVAGTGVLLLPYQPGPNDTRAQRAFIINVYTHPEHRRQGLARRLMTTAVDWCREAGFGIVSLHASTEGRPLYESLGFQATNEMRLSLRRE from the coding sequence ATGCAATACACCATCAGGCCGGTGGACTCCGGCGAACTGGAGCTCGTGCTGCTCCATCGAATGGAGATGTTCCGCGACATGGGGTACGATTCCGAGGCCGAGTTGGCGCGGATTCGCGGACTGTCGGAGCCGTTCTTCGCGGCCGCCCTCAACAATGGGACGTATGTCGCCTGGGTGGCCGAGGACGAGCAGAGTGAGCCGGTGGCGGGTACAGGCGTACTCTTGCTGCCCTATCAGCCAGGCCCGAATGATACGCGGGCCCAACGGGCGTTCATCATCAATGTCTATACGCATCCGGAGCACCGGAGGCAGGGCCTGGCACGTCGGCTGATGACGACGGCCGTGGATTGGTGCCGCGAAGCCGGGTTCGGCATCGTTTCGTTGCACGCGAGCACGGAAGGGCGGCCGTTGTACGAGTCGCTGGGCTTCCAGGCGACGAACGAAATGCGGTTATCGCTGCGACGGGAGTAG
- a CDS encoding LssY C-terminal domain-containing protein produces MTRAKFLPLRDESDRLSCRLLTAFVGLLWAATVCLAADPAVRQITVDGKQSWVDTGLDVQPGDMVKIEATGSLKYSDAAQSSGPEGLARGWKDLIRVLPVNDAGRGALIGRIGSEGSARPFFIGERRESRMPVAGRLFVGLNSGSSTAEGEYKLTIQVTSRAKDTETEFKGVLPPITEAELAQIPRRVVDKDGNEGDRINFLVVGTEEQVKQALLGVGWVVVDRSVRDTLLRGALGTLSKQAYLTMPMSELMVFDRAQDYGFAMSDPIQTVMARHHFRIWKAPFTVGGLTLFVGAGTHDIGFDKDQRNGNITHKIDPDTDLEREYIGETLKQSGQVVKLDYVTPKDTVTKAKTAHGEEFHSDGRILVVYLKPENGDVSEQFSDYFCSVLAQNNPDGEELGSCSKWLQTPGKSDMKLGEISKDYRILIVPGIMNTCVADTPAYDKGRKVLTEKYGLTTELLSVPNDSSEANAKAIASFIQEKMKDDKRKFIVVGYSKGTPDLQVALAQEPGVKENVAAFISTAGASGGSPVADSLPMQLDAYLSKVKQGKCQGNLAEGFKSLKKDVRQRFLASYPHPQVPTYSLAAVTTAETVPKTAAQTFRMLSAWDKYNDSQLLKLDQIIPESKYLGVVNSDHLNVALSMGSTFPRAALLEATVRFVIDDLSKSGVVKPAETTKNEPKKKGWADGFGQ; encoded by the coding sequence ATGACACGCGCCAAGTTTCTGCCTCTACGCGACGAATCGGATCGATTGTCCTGCCGGCTGCTCACCGCCTTTGTTGGGCTGCTTTGGGCAGCGACCGTGTGTCTGGCCGCCGATCCGGCGGTCAGGCAGATCACCGTTGATGGCAAGCAGAGTTGGGTGGATACGGGGCTCGACGTTCAGCCCGGGGACATGGTCAAGATCGAGGCGACGGGTAGCCTCAAGTACTCCGACGCCGCGCAGAGCTCAGGCCCCGAGGGTCTGGCGCGCGGGTGGAAGGACCTGATCCGCGTGCTGCCGGTGAACGACGCGGGGCGGGGGGCTCTCATCGGCCGCATCGGCTCCGAGGGTTCGGCGCGTCCCTTCTTCATCGGTGAACGCCGCGAAAGCCGCATGCCTGTGGCGGGCCGGCTGTTTGTGGGTTTGAACTCCGGGAGTTCGACGGCCGAAGGCGAGTACAAGTTGACCATCCAGGTCACCAGCCGGGCCAAGGACACCGAGACCGAGTTCAAGGGTGTCCTGCCGCCCATCACAGAAGCGGAACTGGCGCAGATCCCCCGGCGCGTGGTGGACAAGGATGGCAACGAAGGAGACCGCATCAACTTCCTGGTCGTCGGCACGGAAGAACAGGTGAAGCAGGCGCTGCTGGGGGTTGGCTGGGTTGTGGTGGACCGCAGTGTTCGGGACACCCTTCTCCGGGGCGCTCTCGGTACGCTCTCCAAGCAGGCATACCTCACGATGCCGATGAGCGAGCTGATGGTGTTCGACCGTGCGCAGGACTACGGATTCGCGATGTCGGATCCCATCCAGACGGTGATGGCGCGCCACCACTTCCGCATCTGGAAGGCGCCGTTCACGGTGGGCGGACTGACGTTGTTTGTGGGTGCCGGCACGCACGACATCGGATTCGACAAAGACCAGCGCAATGGCAACATCACCCACAAGATCGACCCCGACACCGACCTGGAACGCGAGTACATCGGCGAGACGTTGAAGCAGAGCGGCCAGGTGGTGAAGCTCGACTACGTCACGCCGAAAGACACGGTGACCAAGGCGAAGACAGCGCATGGCGAGGAGTTCCACTCCGACGGCCGGATCCTGGTCGTCTACCTGAAGCCCGAGAATGGCGACGTCTCAGAGCAGTTCAGCGACTACTTCTGCTCGGTGCTGGCCCAGAACAACCCGGATGGGGAAGAGTTGGGCAGTTGTAGCAAATGGCTGCAAACACCGGGCAAGAGCGATATGAAGCTGGGTGAGATTTCGAAGGACTACCGCATTCTGATTGTGCCCGGCATTATGAACACCTGCGTGGCCGATACTCCGGCTTACGACAAGGGCCGCAAGGTGTTGACCGAGAAGTACGGACTCACGACGGAACTGCTGTCAGTCCCGAACGACTCCAGCGAGGCGAACGCCAAAGCCATCGCGTCATTCATCCAGGAGAAGATGAAGGACGACAAGCGTAAGTTCATCGTGGTGGGGTACAGCAAGGGCACTCCGGACCTACAGGTGGCCCTGGCGCAGGAGCCCGGCGTGAAGGAGAATGTCGCCGCCTTCATCAGTACGGCCGGCGCCTCCGGCGGTTCCCCCGTGGCCGACTCGCTCCCGATGCAGCTCGACGCCTATCTCTCAAAGGTGAAGCAGGGCAAGTGCCAGGGCAACCTGGCGGAAGGCTTCAAGAGTCTCAAGAAAGACGTCCGGCAGCGGTTCCTGGCTTCATACCCGCATCCGCAGGTGCCCACTTACTCGCTGGCTGCCGTGACCACGGCCGAGACAGTGCCCAAGACCGCCGCGCAGACCTTCCGCATGCTATCGGCGTGGGACAAGTACAACGACAGCCAGTTGCTCAAGCTGGACCAGATCATCCCGGAGTCGAAGTATTTAGGCGTCGTGAACTCCGACCACCTGAACGTGGCGCTGTCGATGGGCAGCACTTTCCCGAGAGCGGCGCTGCTCGAGGCGACGGTCCGCTTTGTGATCGACGACCTGTCGAAGAGCGGCGTGGTCAAGCCGGCGGAGACAACGAAGAACGAACCCAAGAAGAAAGGCTGGGCCGATGGGTTCGGCCAGTAG